From the Sanguibacter sp. HDW7 genome, the window CGACGGATGCAGCGACTGCCGGTACGCGGTCCCGGGGACCGCGACGAGGTTCTCCGCATCGTCGAGCTGCTCGGCGGCACCCCACTGCTTGAGCTCGACGACGAGATAGCGCGGGTTGCCCGTCCGAGCGTCGACGCCCGCGAGCACGACGTCGGCCCGCTTGGAGGTGAGCGGAAGCCGCTGCTCGACGAGCATCTCGATCCCGCCGAGTCCCGCGTCACCCAGGTCCCGCGCGAGCTGCGGGAGCGAGTTCCGCCACGACCGCGCCTCGCCGACGCTTCCCGCGCCGATGCCCTGGGATCGGAGGTACTCGGACAGGACCCGCTCCAGCTCGGAGGTGCCGGACGACGACATCTCGATGATCTGGGACGCCGTCAGACGGACGGACGACAACGACATGGACACACCCCGGGCAGCACGAAGTCTCGTGCGGTGGGGACATGTCCCGGGGGAAGTCCGTCGGTACCGCTGGTACGCCCGTCACGGTAGCAATCCGGACGGCCGTGACGAGGGACGACACGGCGCGGTCGCTTGCCGGGACGACACCTGGCGGGCCTACCTCAGAAGTCATCGACCACGTTGACCTGGGTCGATATCTCCTGCCACCGTCTCGCCCATGGTGCTGGAGTTCTTCCTCACGACCGAGGACCACGTCGCGTTCAACGAGCACGTCGCGCGGACGTCGCCTGTGCTCCGGAAGCAGCGGGCGACCGCCCGCATCGTCGGCGCTGTCCTCTGCGGCGCCACGAGCCTCGGCATCGCCTGGGCGTTCGAGCGGTCGTTGCCCGTCGCTCTCGTCACTGGCCTTCTCACGGCCGTCGTGATGTGGTTCCTGCTCCCGCGGATCCTCTGGCGCTCCTTGCTCCGCAGCATCCGCAAGATGGTCGCCAAGGGCCTCGTCGGTCCGGTCGGTGAAGTCCGTGTGACGCTCGCCGAGGACGGGCTGACCGTGCAGATCAGCGGCATGACGTCGTCACTCCCGTGGGCCAGCATCGAAGGTGTGGCGGAGACCGAGGACCACTACTTCGTCTTCGCCTCGCCCGTGGCGGCGATCGTCGTCCCCCGACGGGTCCCGGGCGCGGCCGAGCTCATCGACGCGGTGCGTGCGGCATCGGTCCGTCTGCGGTGAGCGCGGCCCCGACCCGCGCCCGCCCCAGCACCCCGAGCACGGCCCGTCCGAGCACGAGCACCCCGGCCGCGGTGACGACGGCGCGCACGGTGTCGACGGTGAGCGTCGACGTCGCGAGCGTGTAGGCGAGGAAGCGCGGCACGTTTTCGCCGAGCCCGCCGCCGGGCACGTAGGAGAGCTGTGTGCCGTCGCCGAGCGCGAACGGCCAGAACCAGAGGTTGGTGACGAGCCCGTAGAGGTACGCGGCGACGACGCCGTAGGCGGCGAGGACGACGACGGCGCGCCGGCCCGGCCGCGCCTCGTCGCGTGGCAGGACGACGCGTCCGACGAGTCCAGCCCCCGCCCCGACCCAGGCCGCGGCGAACGCCTGGAACGGCAGCCACGGTCCGACGCCTGCGGTGAGCAGCGCGGAGACGAGCATGGCGAGCGCGCCGAGCGTGAAGCCGAGGCGCGGTCCGAGGGCGGCACCGGCGAGGACGAGCAGGAAGAACATGGGCTCGATACCGCCGACGCCCGTGCCGAGCAGGCGCAGCGCGGCGACGAGCGCGGCGAGCACGCCGACGAGCGCGAGCGCGCGCGGGTCGGGCCTCTCGCGGGTCACGGCGACGAGCGCGGTCGCGAGGACGAGCGGCAGCAGGATGACGAGCAGCCATGGCGCGGACTGCCCGTCGGCGCGCGGCGAGACGGACGCGACGAGCGGCCAGCCGAGCATCGCTACCCCGAGCAGGCTCGTCAGGGCGA encodes:
- a CDS encoding YcxB family protein; this encodes MVLEFFLTTEDHVAFNEHVARTSPVLRKQRATARIVGAVLCGATSLGIAWAFERSLPVALVTGLLTAVVMWFLLPRILWRSLLRSIRKMVAKGLVGPVGEVRVTLAEDGLTVQISGMTSSLPWASIEGVAETEDHYFVFASPVAAIVVPRRVPGAAELIDAVRAASVRLR
- a CDS encoding ECF transporter S component — its product is MSTVASRVLVALTSLLGVAMLGWPLVASVSPRADGQSAPWLLVILLPLVLATALVAVTRERPDPRALALVGVLAALVAALRLLGTGVGGIEPMFFLLVLAGAALGPRLGFTLGALAMLVSALLTAGVGPWLPFQAFAAAWVGAGAGLVGRVVLPRDEARPGRRAVVVLAAYGVVAAYLYGLVTNLWFWPFALGDGTQLSYVPGGGLGENVPRFLAYTLATSTLTVDTVRAVVTAAGVLVLGRAVLGVLGRARVGAALTADGPMPHAPRR